A genomic segment from Gilvibacter sp. SZ-19 encodes:
- a CDS encoding WbqC family protein has product MKSVLIHPAYFGNIALWSVIVKAESLLLERCDNYQKQTYRNRLYIAHSNGKLGLNIPVKHSKDGERQKTATVSIENNFHWQRDHWRSLEAGYRSSPFFEFYEDEIKPFFDQKHLRLFDCNLESMKLVAELLGLPFAYSLTESYATAPDPSEINDHRILVRSKKVPEIATPPYHQVHQNQHGYLNNLSVLDLLFNLGPESVSYLENFKL; this is encoded by the coding sequence ATGAAATCGGTATTGATCCATCCGGCCTATTTTGGGAATATCGCCTTATGGAGCGTGATCGTAAAGGCAGAATCCTTGCTATTAGAACGCTGTGACAACTATCAAAAACAAACCTATCGCAACCGCTTGTATATTGCCCACAGCAATGGCAAACTCGGTTTGAACATTCCGGTGAAGCACAGCAAAGATGGGGAGCGTCAAAAGACCGCCACAGTTTCTATTGAGAATAACTTCCACTGGCAGCGGGATCATTGGCGTAGCTTAGAGGCTGGATATCGCAGTTCGCCTTTCTTTGAATTTTATGAGGATGAGATAAAACCTTTCTTTGACCAAAAGCATCTGCGGCTCTTTGATTGTAACTTAGAAAGTATGAAGCTGGTCGCGGAGCTCTTAGGTCTGCCCTTTGCGTATTCGCTAACGGAAAGCTATGCTACAGCTCCGGATCCGTCCGAAATTAACGACCATCGAATCTTAGTGCGTTCTAAGAAAGTGCCAGAAATAGCAACTCCTCCCTACCATCAGGTACACCAAAACCAGCACGGGTATTTAAATAATTTGAGTGTTTTAGACCTACTATTCAACCTAGGCCCGGAAAGCGTAAGCTACTTAGAGAACTTTAAATTGTAA